One genomic segment of Arthrobacter sp. zg-Y1110 includes these proteins:
- the mraZ gene encoding division/cell wall cluster transcriptional repressor MraZ produces MFLGTHSPRLDEKGRLILPAKFREELADGLVLTRGQERCIYVFSQKEFERVHDQMREAPLSSRQARDYIRVFLSGASDEVPDKQGRVTIPPALRSYAGLGRELVVIGAGTRAEIWDATAWQNYLAEQETAFSETDEDAIPGIF; encoded by the coding sequence ACGAGAAGGGGAGGCTGATCCTGCCGGCCAAGTTCCGCGAGGAACTGGCCGACGGCCTTGTCCTGACCAGGGGTCAGGAGCGCTGCATCTACGTCTTCAGCCAGAAGGAATTCGAACGGGTCCACGACCAGATGCGGGAAGCTCCACTTTCCTCCCGCCAGGCGCGTGACTACATTCGGGTCTTTCTCTCAGGAGCCTCTGACGAAGTTCCAGACAAGCAGGGCCGGGTAACCATCCCGCCGGCGCTGAGGTCGTATGCAGGGCTCGGACGCGAACTGGTCGTCATCGGCGCCGGTACGCGGGCAGAGATCTGGGATGCAACCGCTTGGCAGAACTATCTGGCAGAACAGGAAACCGCGTTCTCGGAAACAGACGAAGACGCGATTCCAGGGATTTTCTAG